The following coding sequences are from one Ovis canadensis isolate MfBH-ARS-UI-01 breed Bighorn chromosome 7, ARS-UI_OviCan_v2, whole genome shotgun sequence window:
- the FOS gene encoding protein c-Fos codes for MMFSGFNADYEASSSRCSSASPAGDSLSYYHSPADSFSSMGSPVNAQDYCTDLAVSSANFIPTVTAISTSPDLQWLVQPTLVSSVAPSQTRAPHPYGVPTPSAGAYSRAGVMKTMTGGRAQSIGRRGKVEQLSPEEEEKRRIRRERNKMAAAKCRNRRRELTDTLQAETDQLEDEKSALQTEIANLLKEKEKLEFILAAHRPACKIPDDLGFPEEMSVASLDLSGGLPEAATPESEEAFTLPLLNDPEPKPSVEPVKSVGSMELKAEPFDDFMFPVSSRPSGSETARSVPDMDLSGSFYAADWEPLHGGSLGMGPMATELEPLCTPVVTCTPSCTTYTSSFVFTYPEADSFPSCAAAHRKGSSSNEPSSDSLSSPTLLAL; via the exons ATGATGTTCTCTGGCTTCAACGCCGACTACGAGGCGTCCTCCTCCCGCTGCAGCAGCGCCTCCCCGGCCGGGGACAGTCTCTCCTACTACCATTCACCGGCCGACTCCTTCTCCAGCATGGGTTCTCCCGTCAATGCGCAG GACTACTGCACCGATCTGGCCGTTTCCAGTGCCAACTTCATCCCAACAGTGACTGCCATCTCGACCAGCCCTGACCTACAATGGCTAGTGCAGCCCACCCTGGTCTCCTCCGTGGCCCCGTCCCAGACCAGAGCCCCCCACCCCTATGGAGTCCCTACTCCCTCAGCTGGGGCTTACTCCAGGGCCGGAGTTATGAAAACCATGACGGGAGGCAGAGCTCAGAGCATTGGCCGGAGGGGCAAGGTAGAACAG ttgtccccagaagaagaagagaaaaggagaatcCGAAGGGAAAGGAATAAGATGGCTGCAGCCAAATGCCGGAACCGGAGGAGAGAGCTGACTGACACCCTCCAAGCG GAGACAGACCAACTAGAAGATGAGAAGTCGGCTTTGCAGACAGAGATTGCCAATCTgctgaaggagaaggaaaaacttGAGTTCATCCTAGCGGCTCACCGACCTGCCTGCAAGATCCCTGACgacctgggcttcccagaagaGATGTCTGTGGCTTCCCTTGATCTGAGTGGGGGCCTGCCTGAGGCTGCCACCCCTGAATCTGAGGAGGCCTTCACCCTGCCCCTCCTCAATGACCCTGAGCCCAAGCCCTCAGTGGAGCCCGTCAAGAGTGTCGGCAGCATGGAGCTGAAGGCTGAGCCCTTTGATGACTTCATGTTCCCAGTGTCATCCAGGCCCAGCGGCTCGGAGACCGCCCGCTCTGTGCCAGACATGGACCTGTCTGGTTCCTTCTATGCAGCAGACTGGGAGCCCCTGCATGGTGGCTCCCTGGGGATGGGGCCAATGGCCACGGAGCTGGAGCCCCTGTGCACCCCAGTGGTCACCTGTACTCCCAGCTGCACTACTTACACGTCTTCCTTCGTCTTCACctaccccgaggctgactccttccccagctgtgcGGCTGCCCACCGCaagggcagcagcagcaacgaGCCTTCCTCTGACTCGCTCAGCTCACCCACACTGCTGGCCCTGTGA